The nucleotide sequence TAACATACTCATTTTGCCGTCCAGAAACTCTTTATCGGCGCCCTTACGATCTGTCTGATGGCCTTTGCTGCAGCCCAGTCGGCAGATCCCGCTGCAGCCTTGGAGCCGTCCGCCGAGTACCTGCCGCCCGTCGGCGAAGTGGAGGCGGCCCAGCTCTCCGACGCCGGCTACAAGTACAAGACGGTGCGCCGGCTGAAGCTGCGCCACCGCCGAGAGGTGCCCAGCCAGGAGTACCTTCCGCCAGTGGACAACGCACCTAGCCAGGAGTATCTGCCGCCCGTGGATGCCGCCGCCATCGGGGACACAAAGGTTGCCAGCGATGGCTACAAGTACAAGACGGTGCGAAAGCTCAAGTTCCGTGCCCGCCACCGCCGCGACGTCTCCGAAATCGCGGAGCCCAGCAACGAGTACCTGCCGCCCGTGGAGGTGCAACTGGCTCCCGAGCTGAAGACCATTCTTGGGGACGACGGCTACAAGTACAAGACTGTGCGCCGGCTCAAGCTGCGTCGCCACCGTCGCGAGGCTGCCTCCGAAGAAGCCGCCGCCGATGCCGATGCGGCCCCCAAAGGAGAGTACCTGCCGCCCGCCGAGGCTGCCGCCCCCACAGAGGCCGAGCCAAAGGCCGCCGAGGAGGGCACCGAGCTGGCCAAGGACGGCTACCGCTACAAAGTAGTGCGCCGTCTGCGCTACCGTTACCGCCACTAGGCCTCTGACCCGACCTCCGAACCTAGGCACGTTGAACCAAATTGATCCTGATAGTACACCCGGGAAGTAGAGTCGCCCTATGCGACTGACTCCCCCTTCTGCCCTTCCGTAATACTTCGACTTCAGTTATCCCCGCATatggaataataaaatttattcacgAAAAATCTAGTGGGACCTCTAGCGTATTTTCCTGCGGGTGGCCAACTGAAGGCCGCAAGGCCGGGATCaaaattaacattttcttTGAATTGCACATTAAACATTGTTCGTGGGAAAAAGCCGGTTAGGTTCCGACTGCCAGCTAAAGCCAATGGGCGAAATGGAATTGAAATCAATGGCCAAGTAATGGGCGAAAGGCAAGAAGAAAAAACTTTTGGCCCTTGCCAAGAGGGCAAAATTCTATTTAGAAATTAAGTGTGTTCAGTTCAAGGCACAAGGAGTGGGGGCAGGGGGAGCAAGCACTCCGAGTGCAACGACTCCTTGCCAGCCCCTCTCGCTCGACTGGGACGGCATCTTTTTACGGTTAACTTTTCGTAATattattttgcatttatttgcACAAAGTTGATTTTTCCTCTGATTTCTTTGTTTTCTTTGGTTGGCTTTGCGGACTGCCGGCCAAATTACAATATTGTAGCGGTCCTGCTCGTTTTTCTAGGTTCTCGGTTCCTGGTCCAAAGCCAGGGAGACCAAAAGCAGCTGGAAAAGagtaaataaaacattttttgcgCTTCAAACATAAAGTTACGTAATTGAGCGCTTGACTTTTGGTAGCTGGCCCAGGCCAAAAAGGTTATCAACGAGTTCAAGATGAATATTCGTTTGGTGATAGACTGAAATTCACTTACCAAAGGCTTGTTGACAAACTGCGTTGAGAACCTAGTTGCGCACTGAGAAGCGATATACACTCCGATCAATGAATGAGACTAAGAAATTGTTTTACAAAATAAGAATAACgtttataaaaattgttgTTCTATTCTATACTGAAAGGAAAATCATAAACAAGAGAaaattagatacccgttactcagcttaagggagcCCGATGGGGATGAATATATGGTTAAAGGAACTCTTTTCACTTACGCCACCTACCTTCTTCTTTTATAGCGCCACCTAGCGGCTTGGTAGCGTATTAGTGAAAACAGCTGATTTCCGGAATGTGCCATATCGAttgaattgcaaaatattgattGTTATTTGGTTACAACTTTTTAATGACTGGTCCAATTTAAGAAATTTGGGGCATGTGgatgggtattgataataGGAACAgcatttaatttaaacttttatagtcgtttgtgggcgtggcaccctgctgaaacttgcgctgcgcaggaagcccaagaatctgcatgccaaatttctagcttttatagtttccgagatctcaacgttcatacggacagatgAACATGGAtagattgactcggctagtgatcctgatcaagaataaatgTCTGGGATCGGAAACACTTCTTTCTACCTGTAATCTgaatctagtacacccttttactctacaagtaacgggtataatacaTAAATTATAATTCGATGTAAGTAGGACCTGATtttattttcgattttgtgTGGTTACATTATAAAAAGACCTCTTTTTGGTCGTCAATAAAATAGACTCGAGGGTTTGAAAGAGGTTTAAATTAACGTTTTCGTCGAAAACTCGGTATACTTTTGCATTTGTATATTATTTAGGACTAAACTAACAATGTTAAATGAAAATCACTTTAAAAATACGGTGGGACAACGAATCAACAAGGGTCTTTAAATAGTTCAGCGCTAACTCACGCCAGAAAAATTAAGGGCATTTTTTAACGATTACATGTCTTCAAATTGTCACCGTTCTTCACAAACCTTTCTCGAAAGCCTTCCCCATTTTAAATGTTTAGAAATTTGAATTCGAGACAAATTGTTCTCTTTTTCATAATACTTTTTTCTGACATTGTAACATTCAAAAAATTATACTAAATATAAGCAatatgatttttgaaaaattcttttttcagtTACTGTTAGTTTTGTTCAGAGAAACTTTTAGCATCcaaaattttagtttttaaacgtgaaaaaaattttaaaaagtaaaatttgTTGGTTTAGAGAAAAATAATTCTCGAATTCAAATAAATACCTAATTTTAAAAGAGGGTACCACTTAGATATACTATactgctaaaaaaaaaacaatttttaacatttaatttgcatttaatAAAACGGAGGCATTCGTAATTTACTCCGGCacctaaaaaaatatatcttaattattattttatattacaattattttatcactgtggacggtaGTCCAagtagtgacgaagcgcaccaggagggtgttttgcaaaaactaaaagaattgcataccaagactttaaaaaatcaattggtttgggagaaaaagcggtgaaagtgtaaaaatgaaaatttagaaaattttaTCTGTTGGGGCCGGTGGGGATAAACaggattgcataccaagactttaaaaaataaattggcTTTGGAGAAAGaaatttagaaatgttgatCAGTTGTGGCCGGCTGGGATAAATACTCCCGGCTTTTAACTTAGTTGTATTCAACTGTCTAAAGCGGATGCTCCGTTTAAAAGTAATACGCAAAACAAGATTTTGGGGGACTTCTCAAAATCTAAATGTTATTTTGTTTGTCAGTTAGTTTGTCTCAAAACGTGATTTTAAGGTCCTCAAAACTATAGACGATGTTTAACAGCtaaatataagaaacattagttctaccacttttgaATAAACTAGCATGTTTAGCGAGAAAACAGCTGTAAATAGTTACACTTAACTTGTGAACTATTGAAGCTACAGGCTTGTTCTGTATGTAGTTAGAaaggtattttaaaatattttgtacgCTGCTTacggcgtttaatttc is from Drosophila suzukii chromosome 3, CBGP_Dsuzu_IsoJpt1.0, whole genome shotgun sequence and encodes:
- the LOC108007685 gene encoding uncharacterized protein encodes the protein MKLFIGALTICLMAFAAAQSADPAAALEPSAEYLPPVGEVEAAQLSDAGYKYKTVRRLKLRHRREVPSQEYLPPVDNAPSQEYLPPVDAAAIGDTKVASDGYKYKTVRKLKFRARHRRDVSEIAEPSNEYLPPVEVQLAPELKTILGDDGYKYKTVRRLKLRRHRREAASEEAAADADAAPKGEYLPPAEAAAPTEAEPKAAEEGTELAKDGYRYKVVRRLRYRYRH